GGTGATCCAACCCAGGAAGGTGGATGTTttgaatcaacctttctttaggtcTCCTGGTTTCCATTCCCAGCTGTGTATTGGGAGTGTGGTCttgaggggaaaggccccatatcccacgccctgtccccagagccagccggTGCCCCACTCTGGGGCCAGATGGGATCCGATGCCCCCTAGAGGTGGAAGGtggcctgtcccctgccccagctcgccaGGGCTGGAACAGTCTCTGTTTACCTACCGCAGAAAACTTTCTGGCTTCCCAGCAACGCTGGGCTGCACCTGTTTGCTGCTGTCCATGCCAGCGACCCCGGGCCCCGTGCTGAGGAACAGTTAATGGGATCGATTTTTTCCCTCTGTGTCACACAAACACCTCCCTGTAGGCAAGAGATGCATGTCAgtatggccctgggctggggagcgcagcggggtccagtggttagagcagggggctgggagctaggactcctgggttctaaccctggggctgggaggggagtggggtctagtggttagagcaggaggttTCAGGCAATCCTTATAGCTCTGGGGGATTTgagattccccctgcccccgtgAGCCGGGACGACAGAAGCCGGAAGCAGGAGTGGACGAAGCCACGAGTCCTGCTCCGGTGCGTGCCAACGAGCCTGCCTGCGACCCCATCTCCTGGCGTCCTGTGGGGACCTGGCTCCGTCAGGGAGACAGGTTTGCTCTAGTGATGAGCTGGCTGCCCTCCCGGCCCAGGGACAAGCATCCCTCATGGCCGAGGGCTCCAGATGCCAAAGGGCCTGTCGGCCGCCCTCCTGGAGAATGACCCTGAAACAGATCGGGGCATGCCGTGCTCTCGTGTTTGTGGTCGCGGGACCCCTGAGATTGCTGCTTGGGGGGgatccctgctgccccctgctggaggagtTGAGCCCTGCTCCGGGTCTTTGTGCGCGTGCACCGATCCTTTGGTGTGAccatgatgtgtgtgtgtgcatgcctgcCTTTCAGAGAAGCCAACACACCCCACTTCACACCCCTGCCAGGAGTTTGCTTCACTAAGGACTGACTctggctgtgtgtctgggcagtgcctggcatagcggggccctgatctcccccaaggccagggactgtctctcatagcagggcctggatccttaACCCTGCTAGCACCCAGTGGTGGGGAGTTCCATGGGTTAATGATGTGCTGTGTGGCAAATCTGTTTCTTTCATTCAGCCTTTAGCATGTTGTGTAAACACCGGCTGCTTTTCTGCCGCAGACTCCAGCTCTCCAAAGCTCTTAGGGAAGGATGTTTATTgtaattttcttatttttctgcACATTGGCCCCTAGCAGCCTTTAGATCCATTCCTGGAAATTGGAAAGTGCTGTTTGGCTTTCGCGTCACACAACCAGCAgactggctgcccctgcaccatTAGCCCTGACGCCCGGCAGAGTCACTGGGTGACTGGGGAGGGACGAAGGGCTGAGAGATCAAACACCCCTGGATGTTAGAGATGCCTGAGTACAATGAAGATCCAGCCCAAACCCACAGAGAGAAATGCGGAGCCAGGACACcggggttctgtccccagctctgggagtgcaGGGGGGTCTAATGGTTGGGACTGGCAGAGAGAACTCCGGCTCCCAGTTGTACTCGTGGCTTTATTTGAACATTGGGCAACTACTGCTGTGTCCAATACAACaaaagagctgggaatggaacccaggagtcctggctcccagtaccccctgttctaaccactagaccccacacctggggatagaacccaggagtcctggctcccagtaccccctgttctaaccactagaccccactctcctcccagagctgggcacagaacccaggtaTCAATGTTGATCCAATTGAGCAGTACCCGTGTGGCGTTGCTGTGTGGCTGTTCCCTGGCTGCAACACCCCAGAGGCGGGCGCATCTCAGTGTCTTGTCACCAAATCTGATCAGCTGCTGCCTCATTAGTACCCGAAAGCTTTCCCCCGTCAccgcagggcaggctggggcagaACAGATCTGGGCTTGGTGGTTTGTGGGGGGCTGTAACCCCCATTTTCCAGGGTCCCCTCAGCAGGTAGGGGGCATTGGACCAGGCCCagatgtggggagggaagggcagggtgggTACATTTAGGCTCTGAGGTACTGAGCTGAGCAGAGGGTCTGGCTGGTGTGACTGTAGCCCAGAGCCCAGGCACGAGCCGGCATTTCTTCCTGGTAGATTAGAGCCAGtgaggcctagtggttagagcagggctgggggctgggagccaggactcctggcttctctccctggctctgggaggggagtgggggcctaGGGGGTCACAacaaggggggctgggagctctgcttCAGGAAGGTGGGGAGTGAAGTTCCCCTGCATGGTGTATACCAGACGCCAGCGGCTGGGAAGCCCTGCCCCACTGACCAGCAGCTCCCCCAGGCTGTCAGAGCCCCTGGTGCTTCATCCCTCACCCACTCAAGGGAAGGGAAATTCGGTTTCCTACTTAGATTCCCATGATCAGCATGATGAGAAAAGCCCTCCCACGCTGGCAGCTCATCTCCCCTCATTAGATCCATCCATCAGCCTGTCCAGCTGCTGTTTCACTAGCCAGCTCTGCATGCACCTCAGCTCTGCCGGtgtccctcaatcccaacccacagccccctggcaacccagccctgggctccccgcataCCCTCGGCCGTGCCCAGATCCCCTGGCACGCTGCCACTCACTGGCCTGCCGGGACTGGGCGTGTACCTCCCATCCTGAGCCGAGCATCTTGTCACCTTCCTAATGGCTAGACAAGGCACTACGACTCAGAGACTGCACACTgggtgtagacgtgccctaagtcATCCGCTAAGCAGGCGCCAGCCAttagcagctgggctggggccgcCAGTTCCTGGATCTACAGTGCAACCTCCTCTAGGGCTGGAAGATGTAAGGGGATACTAGCCTACTATATCTGCCAGGTAACGGAGTGACTCTCTTAGCTCACATGGGCTGTGCTGTTGATCTAGAGGCCCAGTTGCTAAAACAGGAGCTTTGTTCAACCTTAATGGTGCAGTTACGAGCTGATCTTGGTACTTGGCCTGCCCCCCTTTTATAgactgggggaaactgaggcacaaagtgacttgctcaaggttacacaGGGCGTatagggcagagctgggaacagaacccaggagtcctgagtccacCTGCCCATCCCCTAAAACTTTAAGCAACCACTAGACcttactcccctcccagaaccgggatagaacccaggagtcctggctcccaaggGCCAGGTTAGCCTATTTATTCTCCTAGCTAGAGAGGTGCCTGCGGGGGCCCGtgtcctctcccccagcccttcgggagggaggcggggggcttTCCATTGGGCAGCGCTCCATTCAGCTGTCGCGTGGTCTCCTAGCGGAGGAAGGGCCGTGGGAAAGTGTGGGGTTGTCGGCCCACGGTTTGCAGGCAGGATTGGGGGGATCTTGCACTGCGGTGGTTCCCACGTTCTCACCCGGACTGTCTGACAGATAAGGGAGAGGAGAGATGGCCAGGCCAATCAGGGGCACGCAAATGCGCTGGCTTCAGAGAACACAGATAAGCAATGTACACACATTACCtgggctgccctgccccacagtgccccctagcgccACTCTGGGGGACCGGGGCCAGCCCGGACTGCgcctggccctgctccccagggagcccccaccccaccctgcagcatAGCGCCCCCTTGCCCCACgttggggccagccctgactgcgtGGGGAGAGCTAGTGTAGTTAATCTAGCGGGAGAGCGACCATGGGATGGGAATTGAGCCCCCGGGCCAGTCACGGGAACTGCAGCTGTGGGAGAGACTCAGGCCCTCTCCCAGAAAGATGTGCCAAGCCCCTGAATTGAGTTAGGCCGTGACTATGCGGGGGAAGAGACACCTTGTAACTGGCCCACTGTCCGTCTCATGAGAGATAATTTGTTCCCTTAACCTGCAATGAGACACTCAAGAGCTCCTGATGTATCAATGCAGACAGCAGCCTGCAGGGGCTGTCTCCAGCTCTAACCTGTATTCTCTCACCAtgagggacagaacccaggagtcctggctcccagccccttccctgctcttACCTACTTGacgccactcccctcccagagctgggaatagaacccaggagtcctggcttccagcctcccctgctctatccactagacccccctcccctcccagagctgggaatagaacccaggaatcctggctcccagccccctcccccccgctctaaTGTACCAGACCCCGCTCCCggagacagaacccaggaatcaGCGCTGATCCAGTTCCCCAGCACCAGGCGAGCCGTCCCTGTGCGGCGTTGCCAGGTGGCTGTTCCCCAGCTTGCCCCCCGCACCACATGTGGCCGCGTCTCAGGGCCGGGTGAGACGTGCCCTGGTCCGGTTGTTGTCCTAAGTCTGGGTGTTGCTTAGACAGTGACGGAGGATTCGCTCAGCGGCTGTAGACACTAAACAGTATCTAGGGCAGCGTGGGGCGGATGTGTGCGGTTGAACGGCAGAGCCATGTCATCATCGAGATCTGGGGTGCTGATAAACGCCGGGCTCCTTGCAGCTGACCTAGTGACGCTTCACATCCTGGGGCACTGGGTACAGTCTCCGCCCCCCGACTCCCTCCTTGGGGTTACACTGGCAGGGGGTCAGGGGAGCTACTTGGGGTGTCCTGGTTGTGTGTGTCTACCGGTCCCTGCtctctgggggtgtgtgtgtgttgtgtgctgccccctggtggaggggctgggccctgctctgtgtgtgtgtgtgtgtgtgtccctgctgccccctgctggaggggatgagtCCTGCTCTGCGTtttagccctgccccctgctggatacGCTgcttgtgtgtacacacacatatgcatCCTTGGCAATGCACGACCCTTTCTGTGCGTTCCCAGTGAGGAGGGGCTGCCTGGGTGACACCGCCTGTCTGGAGCGGAGGCCATGGAAGTGCATGGGGGGTGCATGCcgacgggggggaggaggaatgagCTCCCCCCATGTCCAAGAGAGAGCGatggggctgggcagagcaggggcagacaCATCTTGGCTAGGGTTGTGGGGTTCCCCCAGGGTGTTCGGGATCTCGGCGTGGCCCCCGCTCCTGCAGGTTGTCATGCCCCAGCTGTGCTccggtggggtgggaagggaaggagtgagGGGTGCGAGCGACTGCCAAGCCTGGGCCACTAAGGCCTGAATTAAAGCAGGTTTGGTAGCCAAGCAAAATACTCCGCTGGCTACTCAGATctcagcccctgagccagccagtccccgtcCTGGGGCTGGATAGGAGCCAGCGCCTCCTAGAGGGGataggccccatgtcccattccctgcctctcccacccccgagccagccagtctccCACAGGCTAGATGGGAGCCGGCCCCCCCTAGTTGGAAAAGGCCCCATGTcccgttccctgcccccattGAGCCAGCGCCCccgagaggggaaaggccccacgtCCCACGCTGACCCTGCCCCCGCTGTCTCCCCAGGTGCGATGCCCCCAGCATGGCCCCGCAGCCCGAGGAGCGCGCCCTGTACCTCTCCATCTACCTGCTGACCATCCTGACCGGCTTCCCCACCAACCTGCTGGCCCTGCACGCCCTCATCCGCCAGCTGCGGCGCAAGGCCACCCCCAACTGCATCCTCCTGCTCAACCTCACCCTCTCCGACCTCTGCTTCCTGGCCTTCCTGCCCTTCAAGGTGGCCGAGGCCGGGGCCGGGCGCTGGCCGCTGCCCGCCTTCCTCTGCCCCCTCAGCGGCCTCTTCTACTTCAGCACCATCTACTCCAGCACCCTCTTCCTGACGGCCGTCAGCGTGGAGCGCTACCTGGCCGCGGCCTACCCCATCCGCTACAAGCTACGGCGCCGCCCCGCCTACGCCATCCTGGCCAGCCTGGGCCTGTGGATGTGTTCCTTGGCCCACTGCAGCATCGTCTACGTGACCGAGCTGCAGCCAGGCAGCGGGCCGGCCAACGGCACCAGCGCCTTCGCCTCCTCCAGGGACCTCTGCTACGATGACTTCACCCCCAGCCAGCTGCGGGTGCTGCTCCCCATGCGCCTGGAGCTGGGCATCGTCCTCTTCCTGGTGCCCTCCTTGCTCACCTCCTTCTGCTACTGTGGCTTCATGTGGGTGGTGGTCTCCTCGCCCCACATCCGCCGGGGGAAGAAGCAGCGGGCCGTGGGCTTGGTGGCCGCCACCCTCGCTGTCTTCATCGTCTGCTTCACGCCCTACAACGTCTCCCACGTGGTGGGCTTCGTCCAGCGGGCCAGCCCGGCCTGGAgggacaaggccctgctcctgagCACCTTCAACGCCAGCCTGGATCCCGTCATCTTCTACTTCTCCTCCTCCGCCGTCCAGCACTCCTGCCGCAGGTTCCTGGCCCGGCTCTGGGgcgtctgctccctgccccccttggcCAGGAAGGTCTTCTACCGACGAACGGAGAAGCTGACGCCGGGGCAGCCCCAGGAGCAATGCAGTGGCCTGGGGCGCAGCCAGGTTTGCTGCTCCAAGCTGTGATCCCAGCAGTCACCCACCCCCAGCCCGCACAGACTGACTTGACTGTGGGGCAGTCCAGTGGGTTAGgaagacaggactcctgggttctatccctggtgcTAGGGTCCAGTGGGTtggagcatggggctgggagtcaggactcctgggtcctcttcCCAGATCCACATCTTCCCAGAgccgccctccccaccccccgctgcccGGGATCCTCTCTCTGGGGCCAGGACCAAGCTGGAAAGCACCAACCTCATGACATGATCAGGTCAGGACTGGAACCCACCGCTGAGCATGTCTAGGCCCCATACCCCCTTCCCTTCTGCATCAAAGGCCTCTGCCGTTCACTGTGTAGAAGGAATCCCTGCCCTGCGAGGCCGAGCAGACAGAGCCCAGGTCTGTTGGCCTGCTGCGTGACTTccccgctccgtgcctcagtttccctcgcTGTACAgcggggataatgacactgacctgtAAAGCGCTGTGGGATTTAGGGACAAAGAGCCGGCTACTGGGACATCATCATCCTGGGACAAACCAGGTGCCTTCCTGTTGCGATTATTAGCAACACGGCCCTCCTCTCACAGATCCTCGGCTGGGACTCAAACCTTCCACCTTGGTACCAAAACACACACCTTTGCCTCCTGCCACAAAGCAGTGCTGCGGTGGGCGGGCGGCAGTTGTAGGCTGTTTTCTGGGCCGGCGAGATGGGGCCCACTCGCAGTGCACCTCCACAGCAAGAGGGGGCGACAGAGAGCACTAGCTCTCGCGGATCGCAATGGTGGGAGGCGTCCTGCTGGCAGTGCGTGGCATGGGTTTGTGCAGCGTGAGACTGCAACGCCTCCCTCTGGTGGAGTCGCTGGGTACTGCAACACCTCACGCACCTCGATACAACCCCCCCGGTGGACTCTCATGGAAATGCATCCCGCTGGTGGCCTCATCTCAAACTTTGATCATCCATTTCGCTGCTACCCCCCGGATTTGTCCCCATCTGTGCCTGTGGGTGGGTGTTCAGGCAAAGGCACCTCATTAGGCTCTGTAATCATGGCAAGGAGAAGCTAATTAAAGCAGCCGACGCAGGGCATTGAAGCAAGAGGCTTGGAATCAATCAGGCCACTGGTTTCTATCCCGGAGAATGTGACATGGTCTGGTCATCAAGGAGATAATGGAGTGTGTGAATGTAACCTACAAACGGGACTGGTTAGCATGAGGAGGGCCTGGGAATCagtactcctgggttctatcccagctctgggacgggtgcagagtctagtggttagaaggggggctggaagtcagaacacctgggttctcttcctagctCTCCCTCTGGTCGCCTGTATCTTAGCCCGTATCTATGCCTCATTTGTCTCCTGCTTGCACAACGTATAGAATTATATTTATCCAGCCCCCGAACAATAACAACAtttaattagctaatgtttgcaaagcactctaTGTACCTGGCTGGGAGACGGGAATAAACCCTCCACCCTGAGTGCAAAAGGGCTTTGAAACAAGCGCCGATTGGCAGCTCTGCAATATATGGGAAGTCTTGTTAGtatacagaggggaaactgaggcacagagcatgtACAGGACTTGCCCACATTGacacaggaatagaacccag
The sequence above is a segment of the Chelonia mydas isolate rCheMyd1 chromosome 24, rCheMyd1.pri.v2, whole genome shotgun sequence genome. Coding sequences within it:
- the LOC102936689 gene encoding free fatty acid receptor 3, with protein sequence MAPQPEERALYLSIYLLTILTGFPTNLLALHALIRQLRRKATPNCILLLNLTLSDLCFLAFLPFKVAEAGAGRWPLPAFLCPLSGLFYFSTIYSSTLFLTAVSVERYLAAAYPIRYKLRRRPAYAILASLGLWMCSLAHCSIVYVTELQPGSGPANGTSAFASSRDLCYDDFTPSQLRVLLPMRLELGIVLFLVPSLLTSFCYCGFMWVVVSSPHIRRGKKQRAVGLVAATLAVFIVCFTPYNVSHVVGFVQRASPAWRDKALLLSTFNASLDPVIFYFSSSAVQHSCRRFLARLWGVCSLPPLARKVFYRRTEKLTPGQPQEQCSGLGRSQVCCSKL